The following coding sequences are from one Triticum dicoccoides isolate Atlit2015 ecotype Zavitan chromosome 4A, WEW_v2.0, whole genome shotgun sequence window:
- the LOC119286121 gene encoding protein prenyltransferase alpha subunit repeat-containing protein 1-like: MESEEAAAAAAQAEEDLLRDFERILHDDPLIDEVGFLHPTQFHSLLVDSTNKSTSQYFWCVDHKLAISSSILPDLYHAARRAHSNATLNPSSSPSASDAALIMTHSKALLILCPDLLTAWNSRKMVLSTNYNLSHLKDELRLCALILSYSPKNESTWSHRRWVIKNLAQHLQDMPELIDKESLLVKDMAEKSKMNYRAWRHRCWLIPYMKTKQVLDELNKSKKWAELHVADNCCFHYRRSLLFALLDGAANREDSLICQSEAYLMWKEELRWNETLIRRYQGRESLWNHRRFLSQWWVQHLLSCEETSPSNESLAELFLSQEIHLLSDCLSAPSDEFGEMCVQAELAALYILWISKQDAAVKGKVEEILQSTGSLKEVLARACPEKSRLWTHLLH; this comes from the exons ATGGAAtcggaagaagcagcagcagcagcagcgcaagcggaaGAGGATCTCCTCCGCGACTTTGAGCGAATCCTCCATGACGACCCCCTCAT AGACGAGGTCGGGTTCCTGCATCCCACACAGTTCCACTCGCTACTCGTAGACAGCACCAACAAATCCACATCCCAATACTTCTGGTGCGTAGACCACAAGCTTGCCATCTCCTCCAGCATCCTGCCCGACCTCTACCACGCCGCTCGCCGCGCACACTCCAACGCGACACTCAATCCCTCGTCATCACCATCTGCATCCGATGCTGCCTTGATCATGACACACAGCAAGGCGCTGCTCATACTCTGCCCTGACTTGCTCACCGCATGGAACTCCAG GAAGATGGTGCTGTCCACCAATTATAATCTCTCGCACCTCAAGGATGAGCTGCGATTGTGTGCCTTGATCCTCTCCTACTCGCCAAAGAATGAGAGTACCTGGAGCCATAG GAGATGGGTGATCAAAAATCTTGCACAACACCTTCAGGACATGCCGGAGCTTATAGACAAGGAATCTCTACTCGTAAAAGACATGGCAGAG AAATCAAAGATGAACTACCGCGCGTGGAGGCATCGATGCTGGCTTATTCCTTACATGAAAACAAAACAG GTGCTAGATGAGCTGAACAAGTCAAAAAAATGGGCTGAGTTGCATGTTGCTGACAACTGCTGCTTTCACTACCGCAGG TCCCTGCTGTTTGCATTACTAGATGGTGCAGCGAACAGAGAAGATTCCCTTATTTGCCAGTCAGAAGCTTATCTAATGTGGAAG GAGGAACTGAGGTGGAATGAGACGCTCATCAGACGATACCAAGGGAGAGAG TCGTTGTGGAACCATCGTCGGTTCCTCTCACAGTGGTGGGTACAACACTTGCTCAGCTGTGAGGAAACCAGCCCGTCAAACGAATCCCTTGCAGAACTCTTCCTATCCCAAGAGATACACCTCCTGTCAGACTGCCTGAGTGCTCCCAGCGATGAGTTTGGCGAAATGTGCGTCCAGGCGGAGCTTGCAGCGCTCTACATTCTGTGGATATCTAAG CAAGATGCAGCGGTGAAAGGGAAGGTGGAAGAGATATTGCAGTCGACGGGAAGCCTGAAGGAGGTGCTGGCAAGGGCCTGCCCGGAGAAGAGCAGACTGTGGACccatttgcttcactga